The Saccharomonospora glauca K62 genome has a segment encoding these proteins:
- a CDS encoding GTP-binding protein, which yields MGSESSERYVPSTVTQSVKILVVGAFGVGKTTLIGSVSEIPPLRTEETMTAASVGVDSLAGLDSKSSTTVAMDFGRITLNPELVLYLFGTPGQKRFWNLWEGLADGAVGALVMVDTRRLQDSFEVFDQLELHTRVPFAVAVNQFPGSPTYDTEELRSALDLLPETPIVYCDARERQSSVQALIKLVEYAIEVRKRSEVA from the coding sequence ATGGGCTCCGAAAGCTCTGAGCGTTATGTGCCGTCGACCGTCACGCAGTCGGTCAAGATCCTGGTCGTCGGCGCGTTCGGCGTGGGCAAGACGACCCTGATCGGCTCGGTCAGCGAGATTCCACCGCTGCGCACCGAGGAGACCATGACCGCCGCGAGCGTCGGCGTCGACTCCCTCGCCGGGCTCGACAGCAAGAGCAGCACCACGGTGGCCATGGACTTCGGGCGCATCACTCTGAATCCGGAGCTCGTGCTGTACCTCTTCGGAACGCCGGGGCAGAAGCGGTTCTGGAACCTGTGGGAGGGACTGGCCGACGGTGCCGTGGGTGCTCTCGTCATGGTGGACACCCGCAGGCTGCAGGACAGCTTCGAGGTGTTCGACCAGTTGGAGCTGCACACCCGCGTCCCGTTCGCGGTGGCCGTCAACCAGTTCCCCGGCTCGCCGACGTACGACACCGAAGAGCTTCGCAGTGCCCTCGACCTGCTGCCGGAGACGCCGATCGTGTACTGCGACGCGCGTGAGCGGCAGTCGTCGGTGCAAGCCCTGATCAAGCTCGTCGAGTACGCCATCGAGGTGCGCAAGCGCTCGGAGGTGGCGTGA
- a CDS encoding DUF742 domain-containing protein, with the protein MDHSEEYQDRPVRPYIITGGRAHPTRNTLRPETLLVANPEAQLPVSTSREKRSLVEMCRGVLSVAEAAAHLRLPVSVVVVLASDLVDTGHLVVRSSPQRLVIPEIDLLEKVLNGLRKL; encoded by the coding sequence ATGGACCACTCGGAGGAGTACCAGGACAGGCCGGTACGGCCGTACATCATCACGGGTGGTCGTGCCCATCCCACGCGGAACACGCTGCGGCCGGAAACCCTGTTGGTGGCCAACCCCGAAGCGCAGCTTCCGGTGTCGACGAGTCGGGAGAAGCGGTCACTGGTGGAGATGTGCCGAGGCGTGCTCTCGGTCGCCGAGGCCGCGGCGCACCTGCGTCTGCCCGTGAGTGTGGTCGTGGTGCTCGCGTCGGATCTGGTCGACACCGGACATCTCGTGGTGCGTTCCAGCCCGCAGCGACTCGTCATACCGGAAATCGATTTGCTGGAGAAAGTGCTGAATGGGCTCCGAAAGCTCTGA
- a CDS encoding roadblock/LC7 domain-containing protein yields MVAHASDNSWMLEQIRSVRGVRHAIVLTSDGLLKVKTEQTATDVADKLAAACAGLTSLGRGVGEEFGSGGDPKQVMVEFDGGFLFVRGAGDGSRLAVVTEPVIDPGLIAQQMQLQVLQIGERTLSTPTRTR; encoded by the coding sequence ATGGTTGCTCACGCCAGTGACAACAGTTGGATGCTGGAGCAGATCAGAAGCGTGCGCGGGGTGCGGCATGCGATCGTGCTCACCTCCGACGGTCTGCTGAAGGTGAAGACCGAGCAGACCGCCACCGACGTCGCCGACAAGCTCGCCGCCGCGTGCGCGGGTCTGACCTCGCTCGGCAGGGGGGTCGGTGAGGAGTTCGGTTCCGGGGGAGACCCCAAGCAGGTGATGGTCGAGTTCGACGGTGGCTTCCTGTTCGTGCGCGGTGCGGGCGACGGTTCCCGGCTCGCCGTGGTCACCGAGCCGGTCATCGATCCGGGCCTCATCGCGCAACAAATGCAGCTCCAGGTACTCCAGATCGGCGAGCGGACCCTCAGCACACCCACCCGTACGCGCTGA
- a CDS encoding ATP-binding protein yields MEFSPTSPRGPHPLAWVCGALAAGYVVVVSIVLAVGDAGQPWWLLPGAVALVALVAHVVLTARAARTAAASHTALANRYASLEQGYVAQREVYEIFMRHLEALTRDPNPPPFEPGPSHPEAAEAYERMKALFGKALDGYAAQRSAVHSAVVSLARRVQTSAHRMQEEAGRMVNRHPNDPDVLETSMRIDHAAAQQARYAQSLAALCGERPGQQWNEALPLSDIVRGAAGRITAYQRVEASGDPAIAVTARVVEPLIHIVAELLANAAQSSPPTTNVLVTLRHVQRGAVIEIDDCGVGMDDRRLEQARAIASGEKLVDLFTLGEVPQTGLPSVGTYARRYGFRVDLGESVYGGVRAIVMVPSELTEPLAPGHASISGQLALTRQHTTADNLRPVGAPEPVPAPSPQAQQLPTPEPASAQREQLAETPASSGEGSPELPRRKSRRGEVVAENSNEITMNLSAVPAEPVDPRRAAEEAGQWMSAFLSSGEVANDRTTDSNSPYDPRDTSEE; encoded by the coding sequence ATGGAATTCTCGCCGACTTCGCCGCGTGGACCGCATCCCCTCGCGTGGGTGTGCGGCGCGCTCGCCGCCGGTTACGTGGTCGTCGTCTCAATCGTCCTGGCCGTCGGTGACGCCGGGCAGCCGTGGTGGCTGCTACCGGGCGCGGTGGCGCTCGTCGCGTTGGTCGCCCACGTCGTGCTCACCGCACGCGCCGCCCGGACCGCCGCCGCTTCTCACACGGCCCTCGCGAATCGGTACGCCTCCCTGGAGCAGGGGTACGTCGCCCAACGTGAGGTGTACGAGATCTTCATGCGCCACCTGGAGGCGCTCACGCGGGACCCGAATCCGCCCCCGTTCGAGCCGGGCCCGTCGCATCCCGAGGCCGCGGAGGCGTACGAGCGCATGAAGGCGCTCTTCGGCAAGGCTCTCGACGGCTACGCCGCTCAGCGCAGCGCCGTGCACTCCGCCGTCGTGTCGCTGGCCCGCAGGGTCCAGACCTCCGCACACCGCATGCAGGAGGAAGCCGGGCGCATGGTCAACCGGCACCCGAACGACCCGGACGTGCTGGAGACCAGCATGCGGATCGACCACGCCGCCGCCCAGCAGGCTCGATACGCGCAGTCGCTCGCCGCGCTCTGCGGTGAACGTCCGGGGCAGCAGTGGAACGAGGCGCTACCGCTGTCGGACATCGTGCGCGGCGCGGCCGGCCGCATCACCGCCTACCAGCGTGTGGAGGCGTCCGGCGACCCGGCCATCGCGGTGACGGCCCGAGTGGTCGAGCCACTCATCCACATCGTGGCCGAGCTGCTGGCCAATGCGGCGCAGTCCTCCCCTCCCACCACGAACGTGCTGGTCACCCTGCGGCACGTCCAGCGTGGTGCGGTCATCGAGATCGACGACTGCGGTGTCGGCATGGACGACCGGAGGCTCGAACAGGCCCGCGCCATCGCGTCGGGGGAGAAACTCGTCGACCTCTTCACGCTCGGCGAGGTCCCGCAGACCGGTTTGCCGTCCGTCGGTACTTACGCGCGGCGTTACGGGTTCCGGGTCGACCTCGGCGAGTCCGTCTACGGCGGGGTGCGCGCCATCGTCATGGTGCCGTCCGAATTGACCGAGCCATTGGCGCCCGGACACGCCTCGATCAGCGGGCAGCTCGCGCTGACCCGCCAGCACACCACGGCGGACAACCTCCGGCCCGTCGGGGCGCCGGAGCCGGTGCCCGCCCCGTCGCCGCAGGCTCAGCAGTTGCCCACACCCGAACCGGCCTCGGCCCAACGAGAGCAGCTCGCCGAGACACCCGCCTCCTCGGGTGAGGGGTCGCCCGAGCTGCCCCGGCGGAAGTCCCGCCGGGGCGAGGTCGTCGCCGAGAACAGCAACGAGATCACGATGAACCTGTCCGCCGTCCCGGCCGAGCCCGTCGATCCCCGCCGAGCCGCGGAGGAGGCGGGCCAGTGGATGAGTGCCTTCCTCAGCTCGGGCGAGGTCGCGAACGACCGGACCACCGACTCGAATTCGCCTTACGACCCTCGTGACACTTCGGAGGAGTGA
- the nfi gene encoding deoxyribonuclease V (cleaves DNA at apurinic or apyrimidinic sites), with translation MEIRLREPWPTTVADAVETQLRLRGEVRAVDETPRPVRTVAGVDVAYDRNSPRLAAAVVVLDHTTLEVLETSTVVTTTEFPYEPGLFAFWELPAVVEALRRLRTTPDLLVCDGHGLAHPRRFGLACHLGVLTGVPTFGVAKTVFVGEFVPPASKRGSWSPLVADGEVVGAAVRTRDGVKPVFVSIGHRIDLDTARDHTITLCTKYRLPETTRHADHLSREVLAGRISPSVEG, from the coding sequence GTGGAGATACGGCTCCGGGAACCGTGGCCGACGACGGTGGCCGACGCCGTGGAGACACAGCTACGGCTGCGCGGCGAGGTACGCGCGGTGGACGAGACACCGCGGCCCGTGCGCACGGTCGCGGGTGTGGACGTGGCCTACGACCGGAATTCGCCGCGTCTCGCCGCGGCGGTGGTTGTGCTCGACCACACCACCCTGGAGGTACTCGAAACCTCCACCGTGGTGACCACCACGGAGTTCCCCTACGAACCGGGACTGTTCGCGTTTTGGGAACTGCCCGCGGTGGTGGAGGCGCTCCGACGTCTCAGGACCACACCGGACCTGCTGGTATGCGACGGACACGGCCTCGCCCACCCACGCCGGTTCGGCCTCGCCTGCCACCTCGGAGTCCTCACCGGCGTCCCGACGTTCGGGGTGGCGAAGACGGTGTTCGTGGGTGAGTTCGTCCCGCCCGCGTCCAAACGGGGCTCGTGGTCGCCCCTCGTCGCCGACGGCGAGGTCGTCGGAGCCGCCGTGCGCACCCGCGACGGCGTCAAGCCGGTGTTCGTCTCGATAGGACACCGAATCGACCTCGACACGGCACGTGATCATACGATCACTCTTTGCACGAAGTACCGGCTCCCCGAGACCACCCGGCACGCCGACCACCTCTCCCGCGAGGTGCTGGCGGGCCGGATCAGCCCCAGCGTTGAAGGATGA
- a CDS encoding ZIP family metal transporter has protein sequence MAVWLEAGLWGLLAGSALLLGAAAGWWLPVPAAVVAWVMAFGAGVLVSALAFELVDEAERSGGLFATSLGFLLGACAYVAANELLSRRGARHRKRSARVQPSEDEAKGSGVAIAIGALLDGIPESVVLGLSVPSGGGVGVTVLAAVFISNVPEGLSSSAGMKRAGRPASYVFGVWAGIAVVCGVAALLGRLLLDEVPPATVAVITAVAAGGILAMVADTMIPEAFQRTHVLTGLITTVGFLSSFILQRWG, from the coding sequence ATGGCGGTGTGGTTGGAAGCCGGGTTGTGGGGGTTGCTCGCCGGATCGGCGCTGCTGCTCGGCGCGGCCGCGGGGTGGTGGCTTCCGGTGCCTGCCGCCGTTGTGGCCTGGGTGATGGCATTCGGCGCGGGCGTGCTGGTCTCGGCGCTGGCCTTCGAGCTGGTGGACGAGGCCGAACGCAGTGGCGGGCTGTTCGCCACGTCCCTGGGGTTCCTGCTGGGTGCGTGCGCCTACGTGGCGGCGAACGAACTGCTGTCCCGGCGTGGTGCCCGGCACCGAAAGCGGTCGGCTCGGGTGCAACCGTCCGAGGACGAGGCCAAGGGCAGTGGCGTGGCCATCGCGATCGGCGCGTTGCTCGACGGCATACCCGAGTCGGTGGTTCTCGGGCTGTCGGTTCCGAGCGGTGGGGGAGTGGGGGTCACCGTCCTCGCCGCGGTGTTCATCTCCAACGTGCCCGAGGGGTTGTCGAGTTCCGCGGGCATGAAACGCGCCGGACGTCCCGCGAGTTACGTCTTCGGCGTGTGGGCCGGGATCGCGGTGGTCTGCGGTGTGGCCGCGCTGCTGGGCCGGCTGCTCCTCGACGAGGTCCCTCCCGCCACGGTCGCGGTGATCACGGCGGTGGCGGCGGGAGGCATTCTCGCCATGGTGGCCGACACGATGATCCCGGAGGCGTTCCAACGGACGCACGTCCTCACCGGGCTGATTACCACCGTGGGGTTCCTCTCCTCGTTCATCCTTCAACGCTGGGGCTGA
- a CDS encoding helix-turn-helix domain-containing protein: MLECLGLDERAEQAYRLLLDRPESEASLVGEHLGLSPDAVAATLEKLHTLGLVEHLPGDRVRPVHPAIAFPPLLASARRELRAEEQRLDLAAAAVEELTVHAGRSPATASPETRVNHGTAAALQCLEHITATATRSVDALAAAGPAPGITDPTDYTPIIEFAIRLAERGVRLRVIMLDSINYLTPLVEGAHRMRAAGVEIKTAPALPVWTLVVDGEYVVSALAPDDHTRGSLLVRTPGAVAAAADLFEKYWLTATPLDGVDSPGHDETPLTRAQKQLLIMVANGNKDETVARRFSVSTRTVRRMIAELYDLAGVSSRIQLVFRAAQLGWLDGSELDRV; this comes from the coding sequence ATGCTGGAGTGCCTGGGGCTCGACGAGCGTGCCGAACAGGCCTACCGCCTGCTGCTCGATCGTCCCGAGAGCGAGGCCTCGCTCGTCGGGGAACACCTCGGTCTGTCACCCGACGCCGTGGCGGCGACGCTGGAGAAACTCCACACGCTCGGACTCGTCGAGCACCTGCCCGGCGACCGGGTCCGCCCGGTGCACCCCGCCATCGCCTTCCCGCCGCTGCTGGCGAGCGCCCGCCGCGAGCTGCGCGCCGAGGAACAACGGCTCGACCTGGCCGCCGCCGCGGTGGAGGAACTGACCGTGCACGCCGGGCGGAGTCCCGCGACCGCCTCGCCCGAGACCAGGGTCAACCACGGGACGGCCGCGGCACTCCAATGCCTCGAACACATCACCGCCACCGCCACGCGAAGCGTCGACGCGCTGGCCGCCGCCGGTCCCGCACCGGGCATCACCGACCCGACCGACTACACGCCCATCATCGAGTTCGCCATCCGCCTCGCCGAACGCGGCGTGCGACTCCGCGTGATCATGCTCGACAGCATCAACTACCTCACCCCGCTCGTCGAGGGAGCACACCGCATGCGCGCGGCGGGCGTGGAGATCAAGACCGCACCGGCGCTACCCGTCTGGACCCTCGTCGTCGACGGCGAGTACGTCGTCTCGGCGCTCGCCCCCGACGACCACACGCGGGGCAGCCTGCTCGTACGAACCCCCGGCGCGGTGGCCGCCGCGGCGGACCTGTTCGAGAAGTACTGGCTCACGGCCACTCCACTCGACGGCGTCGATTCGCCCGGTCACGACGAGACCCCGTTGACGCGAGCCCAGAAACAACTGCTGATCATGGTGGCCAACGGCAACAAGGACGAGACCGTCGCGCGCCGGTTCAGCGTCTCCACGCGTACGGTGCGCCGCATGATCGCGGAACTCTACGACCTCGCCGGGGTGTCGAGCCGCATCCAGCTCGTCTTCCGGGCCGCTCAGCTCGGCTGGCTCGACGGTTCCGAACTCGACCGGGTCTGA
- a CDS encoding type VII secretion target yields the protein MSRAEVDSEELRTAARSASRAGDSLADDGAGTVLDSAAGGLAGFTSGAALTSAANTWKTRVREFSADLRSLGDRLAQAADRYEATDNDAAGGLRRILDLLNRVGVAA from the coding sequence ATGTCGCGGGCAGAAGTGGACAGCGAGGAACTGCGCACGGCCGCACGGAGTGCCTCACGGGCGGGAGACTCACTGGCCGACGATGGCGCGGGCACGGTGCTCGACTCGGCCGCGGGCGGCCTCGCGGGCTTCACCTCGGGTGCGGCCCTGACCTCGGCCGCGAACACCTGGAAGACACGGGTGCGGGAATTCTCGGCCGACCTGCGCTCACTCGGCGACCGCCTGGCGCAGGCGGCGGACCGCTACGAGGCCACCGACAACGACGCCGCCGGGGGACTTCGCCGAATTCTGGACCTCCTGAATCGGGTGGGGGTGGCGGCGTGA
- a CDS encoding alpha/beta hydrolase, whose protein sequence is MNTEQLYSADFGAVDADASAWRALADALNRSAQQMNSEVLAAIEGGCWRGPAADKACDAISRSRTSLTTSADDAEHVATALARAAQGWRTAQGKLRRACDQAPALGLRIAPDGTAEPLPGREPQPADARELTALAKGALAEAGRIDAELASLLGEAAGVPNPHGMGGASLTIPTGKTPAEVAAWWKGLTPAQREQLIAQHPELIGGLDGVPAEDRHKANLAVLDEKIEDASGDKRKRLEMIRDRIADSRADTDGADDVYLLKLDPSGDGKVILSIGNPDTADDVSVYVPGTTASLWNGFETDLDRAQTMFDAASKKGGNVASVLWLDYDAPDNVPKHAWDPSYADKGGPTLRSFVDSLGSTHQDGKPHTTLVAHSYASLVVSEAARQAPGMNADVIAVGGAGFGLDDSSTNDVAKDLKINGKVYSATGGSDLIRLAHGLEVHGDGPGEFEGTEKLNVSPSTEHTEYWEDEKFLNDAAAVITGDKQAVSGPSFVQKVVDEAWESNAIGDEIFGFGGSVALGLIKAGKNGLDVVEDGIDTAKDFLRRVF, encoded by the coding sequence ATGAACACCGAGCAGCTCTACTCGGCCGACTTCGGTGCCGTCGATGCCGACGCCTCCGCGTGGCGGGCGTTGGCCGACGCGCTCAACCGCTCGGCCCAGCAGATGAACTCCGAGGTCCTGGCCGCCATCGAGGGCGGCTGCTGGCGAGGTCCCGCGGCCGACAAGGCATGTGACGCGATCTCCCGGAGCCGCACGAGCCTGACCACGTCGGCCGACGATGCGGAGCACGTCGCGACCGCGCTGGCGAGAGCCGCCCAGGGCTGGCGAACGGCTCAGGGAAAGCTGCGTCGCGCCTGTGACCAGGCGCCGGCGCTGGGGCTGCGTATCGCCCCGGACGGCACCGCCGAGCCACTTCCCGGCCGGGAGCCGCAGCCGGCGGACGCGCGGGAACTCACCGCTCTGGCCAAGGGGGCGCTCGCCGAGGCCGGGCGAATCGACGCCGAGCTGGCGTCCCTGCTGGGGGAGGCCGCGGGCGTACCGAACCCGCACGGCATGGGCGGGGCGTCCCTCACGATCCCCACCGGCAAGACCCCGGCCGAGGTCGCGGCCTGGTGGAAGGGCCTGACGCCCGCGCAACGCGAGCAACTCATCGCACAGCACCCCGAGCTGATCGGTGGCCTGGACGGCGTTCCCGCCGAGGACCGCCACAAGGCCAACCTCGCCGTGCTCGACGAGAAGATCGAGGATGCGAGCGGTGACAAGCGCAAACGCCTGGAGATGATCCGGGACCGCATCGCCGACTCCCGAGCCGACACCGACGGAGCCGACGACGTGTACTTGTTGAAGCTCGACCCCTCCGGGGACGGCAAGGTCATCCTCTCGATCGGCAACCCCGACACGGCCGACGACGTGTCCGTCTACGTGCCCGGCACCACGGCCTCGTTGTGGAACGGTTTCGAGACGGACCTGGATCGTGCCCAGACGATGTTCGACGCCGCGAGCAAGAAGGGCGGCAACGTGGCGTCCGTGCTGTGGCTCGACTACGACGCTCCGGACAACGTGCCGAAGCATGCGTGGGATCCGAGCTACGCGGACAAAGGCGGCCCCACGCTGCGGTCGTTCGTGGACAGTCTCGGCTCCACCCATCAGGACGGCAAGCCGCACACCACCCTGGTGGCGCACTCCTACGCCTCGCTCGTGGTCAGCGAGGCGGCGCGGCAGGCGCCGGGAATGAACGCCGACGTCATCGCCGTCGGCGGCGCCGGATTCGGCCTCGACGACTCCTCGACCAACGACGTCGCGAAGGACCTGAAGATCAACGGCAAGGTCTACTCCGCCACGGGCGGGTCCGATCTCATCCGTCTCGCCCACGGCTTGGAGGTGCACGGTGACGGTCCCGGCGAGTTCGAGGGCACGGAGAAGCTGAACGTCTCCCCGAGCACCGAACACACGGAGTACTGGGAGGACGAGAAGTTCCTGAACGACGCCGCCGCCGTGATCACGGGTGACAAGCAGGCCGTGTCCGGCCCCTCGTTCGTCCAGAAAGTCGTGGACGAAGCGTGGGAAAGCAACGCGATCGGGGACGAGATCTTCGGCTTCGGAGGCTCAGTCGCCCTCGGCCTGATCAAGGCGGGCAAGAATGGGCTCGACGTGGTGGAGGACGGCATCGACACCGCCAAGGACTTCCTGCGACGCGTGTTCTGA
- a CDS encoding citrate synthase, protein MSDATAAQTGGEKVQLRLPTGEHELNVVRAVEGAPGIELGKLLAQTGYITYDPGFVNTGATASAITYIDGEQGILRYRGYPIEQLAQHSTFIEVSYLLIYGELPTKQQLEDFTSKISRHTLLHEDLKRFFDGFPRDAHPMPVLSSAVAALSTFYQDSLDPSDISNVELSTIRLLAKVPTIAAYAYKKSIGQPFLYPDNSLGLVENFLRMTFGLPAEPYEIDPTMAKALDLLFILHADHEQNCSTSTVRLVGSSEANLFASISAGIMALFGPLHGGANSAVLEMLEGIKADGGDVDAFVNRVKNKEKGVRLMGFGHRVYKNYDPRAKIIKQTADEILSKIEGGDELLDIAKRLEERALSDDYFIERKLYPNVDFYTGLIYRAMGFPTQFFTVLFALGRLPGWIAHWREMMSDPATKIGRPRQIYTGEKERDYKPLSER, encoded by the coding sequence ATGTCCGACGCGACTGCGGCGCAGACCGGGGGCGAAAAGGTCCAACTCCGTCTGCCGACTGGCGAACACGAGTTGAACGTCGTGCGCGCCGTGGAGGGCGCGCCCGGTATCGAACTGGGCAAGCTGCTCGCTCAGACCGGATACATCACGTACGACCCGGGTTTCGTGAACACCGGTGCCACGGCATCGGCGATCACGTACATCGACGGTGAGCAAGGCATCCTGCGCTACCGCGGTTACCCCATCGAACAGCTCGCGCAGCACTCGACGTTCATCGAGGTCTCGTACCTGCTGATCTACGGTGAGCTGCCCACCAAGCAGCAGTTGGAGGACTTCACCTCCAAGATCAGCAGGCACACGCTGCTGCACGAGGACCTGAAGCGATTCTTCGACGGTTTCCCGCGGGACGCGCACCCGATGCCGGTGCTCTCCAGCGCGGTGGCGGCACTGTCGACCTTCTACCAGGACTCGCTCGACCCCTCCGACATCTCCAACGTGGAGCTGTCGACCATTAGGCTGCTCGCGAAGGTGCCCACCATCGCGGCCTACGCCTACAAGAAGTCGATCGGCCAGCCGTTCCTGTACCCGGACAACTCGTTGGGCCTGGTCGAGAACTTCCTGCGGATGACGTTCGGGCTGCCCGCCGAGCCGTACGAGATCGACCCGACGATGGCGAAGGCGCTCGACCTGCTGTTCATCCTGCACGCCGACCACGAGCAGAACTGCTCCACGTCGACGGTGCGCCTGGTGGGCTCCTCGGAGGCCAACCTCTTCGCCAGCATCTCGGCGGGCATCATGGCTCTGTTCGGCCCGCTGCACGGCGGCGCCAACAGCGCGGTGCTGGAGATGCTGGAGGGTATCAAGGCCGACGGCGGTGACGTCGACGCGTTCGTCAACCGCGTCAAGAACAAGGAGAAGGGTGTCCGCCTGATGGGCTTCGGGCACCGGGTCTACAAGAACTACGACCCGCGCGCGAAGATCATCAAGCAGACCGCGGACGAGATCCTCTCCAAGATCGAGGGTGGCGACGAGCTGCTCGACATCGCCAAGCGCCTGGAGGAGCGGGCGCTGTCCGACGACTACTTCATCGAGCGCAAGCTCTACCCGAACGTCGACTTCTACACCGGCCTGATCTACCGGGCCATGGGCTTCCCGACGCAGTTCTTCACGGTGCTGTTCGCCCTGGGACGCCTGCCCGGTTGGATCGCGCACTGGCGCGAGATGATGAGCGACCCGGCCACCAAGATCGGTCGCCCGCGTCAGATCTACACCGGTGAGAAGGAGCGCGACTACAAGCCGCTGTCCGAGCGCTGA
- a CDS encoding carbohydrate kinase family protein, with translation MIVSGGEALVDLVPAGPEGDLLAPRLGGGPYNVALAAARLGAPTAFLSRVSTDAFGDALVRRLEASGVDTSLVQRGPEPTTLAVVTLDDDSSARYSFYTDGTADRLVSDPGPLPEGTTALSVGTLGMVLEPGASVYETVLRREHERGVLTAVDPNVRADMIADPDAYRVRFSSWLPSVELLKVSLDDACWLAGVTDVADVLAAARSWLDAGPSAVVLTKGAEGVVLLTSSGLDVTVPGATVEVVDTIGAGDTVQGALLAWLVRNQVKDLSALSEDDCRELLTYASRAAAVTVSRSGAEPPTEDELQQCV, from the coding sequence GTGATTGTCTCCGGTGGCGAAGCGCTCGTCGATCTTGTCCCGGCCGGTCCCGAAGGTGACCTGCTGGCCCCCCGGCTCGGGGGTGGTCCGTACAACGTGGCACTCGCCGCGGCACGTCTCGGCGCGCCCACGGCGTTTCTGTCCCGTGTGTCCACCGATGCCTTCGGTGACGCGCTCGTCCGCAGGCTTGAGGCGTCCGGGGTGGACACTTCGCTGGTGCAGCGGGGACCGGAACCGACCACGCTCGCGGTGGTGACACTCGACGACGACTCCAGTGCCCGGTACAGCTTCTACACCGACGGCACCGCCGATCGTCTCGTCTCCGACCCCGGCCCTCTGCCCGAGGGCACCACGGCATTGTCGGTGGGAACCCTGGGAATGGTGCTCGAACCCGGCGCGAGCGTGTACGAGACCGTGTTGCGCCGCGAGCACGAACGCGGGGTGTTGACCGCTGTCGACCCGAACGTCCGGGCCGACATGATCGCCGATCCGGACGCCTACCGCGTGCGCTTCTCGTCGTGGCTGCCGTCGGTGGAGTTGCTCAAGGTGTCGCTGGACGACGCCTGCTGGCTCGCCGGGGTCACCGACGTCGCCGACGTCCTCGCCGCCGCGCGGTCGTGGCTCGACGCCGGCCCGAGCGCAGTGGTCTTGACCAAAGGCGCGGAGGGAGTGGTTCTTCTCACGTCCTCGGGACTGGACGTCACTGTGCCCGGTGCCACGGTCGAGGTGGTCGACACGATCGGCGCGGGCGACACGGTGCAGGGGGCCCTGCTGGCATGGCTGGTGCGTAACCAGGTGAAAGACCTCTCCGCGTTGTCCGAGGACGACTGCCGCGAGTTGTTGACGTACGCGTCGCGTGCGGCGGCGGTCACGGTCTCGCGCAGTGGTGCGGAACCACCGACCGAGGACGAACTGCAGCAGTGCGTGTGA
- a CDS encoding TetR/AcrR family transcriptional regulator has protein sequence MSSTGPRTRRQRALLAELEELFLAEGFLSFTLDDLAAKLRCSKTTLYALAASKEQLAVKVVAHFFRGATERIEARVAGITDAAVAVRTYLAGASEELDRASAAFLADVAAFEPTRAVYAFNSEAAARRIRQFIADGVEQGVFRDAHADAIAEMTGILVEAIQSGVVGSRAHTTDAEAFEALAELLLNGLRV, from the coding sequence ATGTCTTCCACTGGGCCCCGGACCCGTCGGCAGCGGGCGTTGCTCGCCGAGTTGGAGGAGCTGTTCCTCGCCGAGGGCTTCCTCTCGTTCACCCTCGACGACCTGGCGGCGAAACTGCGCTGCTCGAAGACCACGCTGTACGCGCTCGCGGCGAGCAAGGAGCAGCTCGCGGTCAAGGTCGTGGCGCACTTCTTCCGAGGCGCCACCGAGCGGATCGAGGCACGGGTCGCGGGCATCACCGACGCCGCCGTGGCGGTGCGCACCTACCTGGCCGGGGCGTCGGAGGAGCTCGACCGTGCCTCGGCGGCGTTCCTGGCCGACGTTGCGGCGTTCGAGCCCACCCGCGCGGTGTACGCGTTCAACTCCGAGGCCGCGGCGCGGCGAATCCGGCAGTTCATCGCCGACGGCGTGGAGCAGGGGGTCTTCCGCGACGCCCACGCCGATGCGATCGCCGAGATGACCGGGATCCTCGTCGAAGCGATCCAGTCCGGCGTGGTGGGTTCACGGGCCCACACGACCGACGCCGAGGCGTTCGAGGCACTGGCGGAACTGTTGTTGAACGGGCTGCGGGTATAG